Genomic DNA from Theropithecus gelada isolate Dixy chromosome 1, Tgel_1.0, whole genome shotgun sequence:
GCAGCATGGGCTAGGTGGAGTGGAGGTGACCAGTTAGGGTACATGAGAAGGTCCTCTTTgaggaggtaacatttgagctGAGCCCCAAATGCTGGGGAGGGAAGCCCCTGAGGACCACCCTTGGCACAAAGCTGAGGAGACCCTAAGCCTCAGGTGGGAACTTGGGGTGGAAGACTTGGAGGGTTTTTCTAATCCTAAGGGTCTGCGGTggaaaatgaatgcataaatagcACATGGAGAGCACCTGCATAGCACTCAGGGAAGTGGGAGGTTTTTCCCCTGCTCCAAAAATGATTAAGCAGTTCTAAGAAAAAGGTTGAGCACTTCCAAcagcctttttgttttcttttcaaatttgggGAAAGTCGGGAAACAGAGGCCTGCATTAAGAAGGGTGGAACACATGAGTCTCGGTCTCAGTTCCACTCCCGGAGCCAGACATCCTGGGGTGGGTCCCTAGCCCTCCCAGTGCCCCTCCCTCCACCTTGGTAAGGTGGAGAATTGCAGCCTTCAGAGTTAGGGGCCCTGACATCTCCCCATAGGTGGGGGCCTCAGGCAGGCAAGATGCTGGGTGGGGTAGGCAAGAGAGGGCCCAGCAGAGAGGCTGCATGGTGAAGCTCTCCTCCATGTGACCCCCTATGCCTGCTCTCCCCGCCCACCTGACATCCCCTGCCAGAAGCAAAGTGATGCTGTGGGGAAAGAAGCAGAGCCTCATGGATGGGCTGCGCAGGAGAGAGCTCGCATTGGCTGGGTGCCCCACAGGTTCTGGGAGGGGACTTAGTGAGGTGACTCAGCCACAgggtggcagagctggaaccAACCAGTGCTCTCTTGGATACCGCCTGGGTCTTCCACCCCCCCTAATGtctcctccctcttttttttttttttttttttttgagatggagtttcgctcttgttgcccaggctggagtgcaatggcacaatctcagctcactgcaacctccacctcccgggtttgagcaattctcctgcttcagcctcctgaatagctgggattacaggcatgcaccactacaccaggctaattttgtatttttagtagagatgaggtttctccatgttggtcaggctggtctcgaactctcaaccttaggtgatctgcctgcctcggcctctcaaagtgctaggattataggcatgagccaccctgcccggcttatgcctgtaatctccccTTTTATACTTTATCACACTCTTGAAGGTCAACGGAGCACATACTCTGCTCTCTGCCCCTCCATCTCACCTGCGCGCACCTAGTTTTTCTAGGTGTTTCCCCATTGAGTTGGTTGAAATAAGTTTCACTAATTGGTAACCtccagagggaagggaaaggagggcaTGAGAGGAAGTGAAGTGCAGAGGGGTAGCGGAGTAGAACTGGCCTCTAAGTCAGATCTGAATTTGCATGCCCTGAGTAGTCAAGCTATGAAAACCAATGACCCTCTCTAGGACTGGTTTCCTCCAGGAAGATACCATTCCTAGCTGTTAAAATTGTTATGAGGACCAAATGAGGTGACATTTCCAGGCTTACTCATGCCATGACCAGGGCAAGACCCTGGAACTCAGCTTCCTCTTCTATAAATAGAGAATCAGCACCCAAGTCACAGGGTCATGGAGGGAATAAACTGGAGAGCGTTTGGTGCGTGCTCATTGTCTCCTCCATTGTGGGCATTCAACCCatggtcatttttaatttttaaatcaagctCCAGGGTGAGGCATCCCTGCACATTTGCCAGCTGGTCATTTACTGTGCTCCCTGTCCCCACTTCTGGCCACACCCAGCTCTCACAGCCTTCTCTCCCCACCtgcagaaggagaaaaagaatgataAGATCATAGACCACATCATGGAGGACCTGGACACAAATGCAGACAAGCAGCTGAGCTTCGAGGAGTTCATCATGCTGATGGCGAGGCTAACCTGGGCCTCCCACGAGAAGATGCACGAGGATGACGAGGGCCCTGGCCACCACCATAAGCCAGGTCTCGGGGAGGACGCTCGCTAAGACCACAGTGTTCAAGATCGCAGTGGCCATGGCCACGCCACAGCCACTAATCAGGAGGCCAGGCCACCCTGCCTCTACCCAACCAGGGCCCCGGGACCTCTTGTGCCAAACTGTCCTGGCTGTGGCGGTAGGGGCTGGGGCCAAATAAAGTCTTCCTCCAAATCAGTGCTCTGTGTGCTTCTTCCACCTCTTCTCCAACCCTTCCTTCCCAGGGCTCTGGGCATTAGAGAGCCCTGTCCTTATCTGTGACTCAGCCCCCCTCATTCAGTATTAACAAAATGAGAAGCAGCAAAACATGGGTCTGTGCTGAGCCCCTTGGGCTCACCTCCCTGGCCATGTCCTCACCTCTGACTTCAGGCCCCACTGCTCAGATC
This window encodes:
- the S100A9 gene encoding protein S100-A9, with protein sequence MSCKMSQLERNIETIINTFHQYSVKLGHPDTLNRREFKQLVEKDLQNFLKKEKKNDKIIDHIMEDLDTNADKQLSFEEFIMLMARLTWASHEKMHEDDEGPGHHHKPGLGEDAR